From a region of the Haloferax volcanii DS2 genome:
- a CDS encoding DUF7536 family protein, with protein MVSRPQPPTVTDDVPERPPTGGLVQALDVPRNAAIGAAVGLALAVVAYLFRVLELFGPFAGTREYPILGPEGWFLLLAFVLASATALLVATVLTLVSAYRLSKTL; from the coding sequence ATGGTCTCGCGGCCGCAACCGCCGACCGTGACAGACGACGTTCCCGAACGGCCGCCGACGGGGGGACTGGTACAGGCGCTGGACGTGCCGCGAAACGCCGCTATCGGGGCGGCCGTCGGTCTCGCCTTGGCCGTCGTCGCCTACCTGTTTCGGGTGCTCGAACTGTTCGGCCCCTTTGCCGGCACCCGCGAGTACCCGATACTCGGCCCCGAGGGCTGGTTTCTTCTCCTCGCGTTCGTCCTCGCGTCCGCGACGGCGCTGCTCGTGGCGACGGTGCTGACGCTCGTCTCGGCGTATCGGCTGAGTAAGACGCTCTGA